A genome region from Ficedula albicollis isolate OC2 chromosome 23, FicAlb1.5, whole genome shotgun sequence includes the following:
- the LIN28A gene encoding protein lin-28 homolog A yields the protein MTPEVWGRWRLLGAFGAGVGRCKGGMLTARESFSSVACWGQGGAKPGEEPAGDSPKAENDSQPLHGSGICKWFNVRMGFGFLSMTAKGGATLDSPVDVFVHQSKLHMEGFRSLKEGEAVEFTFKKSSKGLESIRVTGPGGVFCIGSDRRPKGKSLQKRRSKGDRCYNCGGLDHHAKECKLPPQPKKCHFCQSISHMVANCPVKAQQSPSSQGKPGYFREEEDMHGSALLPESRE from the exons atgacCCCAGAAGTTTGGGGCCGCTGGCGGCTGCTGGGGGCGTTTGGAGCGGGGGTGGGACGGTGCAAGGGGGGGATGCTGACGGCAAGGGAGAGTTTCTCCAGCGTAGCttgctgggggcaggggg GTGCGAAGCCGGGCGAGGAGCCGGCCGGAGACTCGCCCAAGGCCGAGAACGACTCGCAGCCGCTGCACGGCTCCGGCATCTGTAAATGGTTCAACGTCCGCATGGGCTTCGGCTTCCTCTCCATGACCGCCAAGGGCGGCGCGACGCTGGACTCGCCCGTCGATGTCTTCGTGCACCAG AGCAAGCTCCACATGGAGGGGTTCCGCAGCCTGAAGGAGGGCGAAGCTGTCGAGTTCACCTTCAAGAAATCATCCAAAGGTTTGGAGTCCATCCGAGTGACCGGCCCCGGGGGCGTCTTCTGCATCGGCAGCGACAGGAGGCCGAAGGGGAAGAGCCTCCAGAAGCGCAGATCCAAAGGAGACCG GTGCTACAACTGCGGCGGGCTGGACCACCATGCCAAGGAGTGCAAGCTGCCCCCGCAGCCCAAGAAGTGCCACTTCTGCCAGAGCATCAGCCACATGGTGGCCAACTGCCCCGTGAAGGCCCAGCAGTCGCCCAGCTCGCAGGGCAAGCCCGGCTACTTCCGAGAGGAGGAGGACATGCACGGCTCGGCCCTCCTCCCCGAGAGCCGGGAGTGA
- the DHDDS gene encoding dehydrodolichyl diphosphate syntase complex subunit DHDDS, which produces MSWIREGELTIIERFCANIIKAGPMPKHVAFIMDGNRRYAQKCHVERQQGHSQGFDKLAQTLRWCLNLGIREVTVYAFSIENFKRSKEEVDGLMDLARQKFSRLLEEQENLKKHGVCIRVLGDLPLLPVDIQELIAQAVLATRNYNKCFLNVCFAYTSRHEISNAVREMAWGVEQGLLEPSDVSESLLDKCLYTNNSPDPDLLIRTSGEVRLSDFLLWQTSHSCLVFQSVLWPEYSFWNLCEAILQFQMNHSALQKARDSYLEERRRQQLERDQAYVSKKLQQEGSSCPGDPRRRRTLLQKCTALREERIQGFLQALEHKRADFFERLCPVSA; this is translated from the exons ATGTCGTGGATCAGAGAGGGCGAGCTGACCATCATAGAGAGGTTCTGTGCCAACATCATTAAG GCAGGTCCCATGCCCAAGCACGTGGCCTTCATCATGGATGGCAATCGCCGCTACGCCCAGAAGTGTCACGTGGAGAGACAGCAGGGACATTCCCAAGGCTTTGATAAGCTGGCACAG ACGCTGCGGTGGTGCCTGAACCTGGGCATTCGGGAGGTGACAGTCTATGCCTTCAGCATTGAGAACTTCAAACGCTCCAAGGAGGAGGTGGATGGGCTCATGGACCTGGCCAGACAGAAGTTCAGCCGCCTCCTGGAGGAGCA GGAGAACCTGAAGAAGCACGGGGTGTGCATCCGTGTCCTGGGGGacctgcccctgctgcctgtggatATCCAGGAGCTGATTGCCCAAGCTGTGCTGGCAACCAGGAACTACAACAA GTGCTTTCTGAATGTCTGCTTTGCATACACATCGAGGCATGAGATCAGCAATGCTGTCAGGGAGATGGCCTGGGGGGTGGAACAAGGACTGCTGGAACCCAG TGACGTGTCTGAGTCCCTGCTGGATAAGTGTCTGTACACCAACAACTCCCCTGACCCAGACCTGCTGATCAGAACCTCTGGAGAGGTTCGCCTCAGTGATTTCCTGCTCTGGCAG ACATCCCATTCATGCCTGGTGTTTCAATCAGTCTTGTGGCCAGAATATTCCTTTTGGAACTTGTGTGAAGCTATCCTTCAGTTCCAGATGAACCACAGTGCTTTGCAG AAGGCCAGAGACTCCTacctggaggagaggaggcggcagcagctggagagggaccaGGCTTACGTGAGcaagaagctgcagcaggaagggagctCGTGCCCCGGGGACCCGCGGCGCCGGCGCAcgctgctgcagaaatgcacaGCCCTGCGTGAGGAGAGGATCCAGGGCTTCCTGCAGGCCCTGGAGCACAAGAGAGCAGACTTCTTTGAGAGATTGTGTCCAGTGTCTGCATGA